Proteins encoded by one window of Shewanella avicenniae:
- a CDS encoding YigZ family protein — MSQHYFVLQRPVEVMEEIKGSKFITLLFNANSPDEFRAQLLLVKQQYPGANHYCQAFIASMPGDNASVGFSDDGEPSGSAGRPMLNVLLGANIGFCGAISVRYFGGTKLGVGGLVRAYSSGVKLAIAQALLELRQPSEVITLECSYSELGSVEHFCQRQQLVIEDKHFSEQVSLKIQLPLSCINALCEQLKAINPMGVYIVRANSDSTQR, encoded by the coding sequence TTGAGTCAGCACTATTTTGTTTTACAGCGCCCCGTTGAAGTCATGGAAGAGATTAAAGGCAGCAAATTTATTACCTTACTCTTTAATGCGAATAGTCCTGATGAGTTTCGAGCACAGCTACTGCTGGTAAAACAACAATACCCGGGCGCGAACCATTACTGCCAAGCCTTTATTGCCTCGATGCCGGGTGATAATGCTTCTGTCGGATTTAGTGATGACGGTGAGCCATCAGGTAGTGCAGGACGGCCAATGCTAAATGTGTTGCTGGGTGCCAATATTGGTTTTTGCGGTGCAATATCGGTGCGTTATTTTGGCGGAACTAAGTTGGGGGTGGGTGGCCTCGTGCGCGCGTATTCAAGTGGCGTGAAGCTGGCTATTGCTCAAGCGCTGCTTGAGCTGCGTCAGCCAAGTGAAGTCATCACCCTTGAATGCAGCTACAGTGAACTTGGATCAGTTGAACATTTTTGCCAACGCCAGCAATTAGTGATTGAGGATAAGCATTTTTCCGAGCAGGTGTCGCTGAAGATTCAACTTCCTCTATCCTGTATAAATGCGTTATGCGAGCAGTTAAAGGCGATAAACCCCATGGGCGTTTATATTGTGCGAGCTAATTCAGATTCAACTCAACGGTAA
- a CDS encoding TrkH family potassium uptake protein, with the protein MHYRTITRITGLLVGLFSITMLPPVAVSMIYSDGGGRAFVQAFFISIIIGLFLWYPNRQYKHDLRTREGFLIVVLFWTVLGAIGTLPFLLVDNPELGLADSVFESFSALTTTGATVIVGLDQLPKAILFYRHQLQWLGGMGIIVLAVAILPVLGIGGMQLYRAEIPGPVKDSKMTPRIAETAKTLWYIYLLLTIACAAAYHFAGMPVFDAICHSFSTIAIGGFSTHDASIGYYQSPAINLICVFFLLVAAVNFSLHFAAFSRRGINLKTYFRDAEFRALLIVQFALTAVCFATLLHTGIYDSPEETLDYALFQAVSVSTTAGFGTESFHEWPLFLPILLIFSSFIGGCGGSTAGGIKVIRMVLLILQGYRELKRLIHPRAMFSIRIGSKALPDRVIDAVWGFFSAYALVFVVCMLILMAMGMDAITSFSATAACLNNLGPGLGDVAANYAAISDAEKYVLVVAMLFGRLEVFTLLVLFIPSFWKN; encoded by the coding sequence ATGCACTATCGAACGATTACTCGTATCACTGGCCTGTTAGTTGGACTGTTTTCGATTACTATGCTGCCACCAGTTGCGGTGTCGATGATTTATAGCGATGGCGGCGGTAGAGCTTTTGTCCAAGCATTTTTTATCAGTATTATTATCGGCTTATTCTTGTGGTACCCCAATCGCCAATATAAGCATGATCTGCGCACCCGTGAAGGCTTTCTGATTGTGGTGCTCTTTTGGACTGTGTTGGGGGCGATTGGTACCTTGCCATTCCTGCTGGTAGATAACCCCGAATTAGGCCTAGCTGACAGCGTATTTGAATCTTTTTCGGCGCTGACGACGACTGGCGCCACCGTGATTGTCGGATTAGACCAACTCCCGAAAGCAATACTGTTTTACCGGCATCAATTGCAGTGGCTAGGGGGGATGGGGATCATCGTGCTTGCCGTAGCGATTTTGCCAGTCCTGGGAATTGGGGGAATGCAGCTATATCGGGCTGAAATTCCTGGGCCAGTAAAAGATAGCAAGATGACCCCTCGTATTGCCGAAACCGCCAAAACCCTCTGGTACATCTATCTGTTATTAACCATTGCTTGCGCCGCCGCCTATCACTTTGCTGGAATGCCAGTGTTTGATGCGATTTGTCACTCGTTTTCAACCATCGCTATTGGTGGGTTTTCTACCCATGATGCCAGTATTGGTTACTACCAAAGCCCTGCGATTAACCTGATTTGTGTGTTTTTTTTGCTGGTGGCTGCCGTGAATTTTAGCCTGCATTTCGCGGCATTTTCGCGTCGTGGTATTAACCTTAAAACCTATTTTCGTGACGCGGAATTTCGAGCGTTGCTGATTGTGCAATTTGCCTTAACAGCCGTGTGTTTTGCTACCTTACTGCATACTGGCATCTATGATTCGCCTGAAGAAACTCTGGACTATGCCTTGTTCCAAGCAGTATCTGTATCAACAACCGCAGGTTTTGGTACTGAAAGCTTTCATGAATGGCCATTGTTCCTGCCAATACTGCTAATCTTTTCCAGCTTTATCGGTGGCTGTGGTGGTTCCACTGCGGGGGGGATTAAGGTGATCAGGATGGTGCTGCTGATCCTGCAGGGCTATCGTGAATTGAAACGACTCATTCACCCCAGGGCCATGTTTTCTATTCGCATCGGCAGTAAAGCGCTGCCAGATCGGGTAATTGATGCGGTATGGGGGTTCTTTTCCGCTTATGCCTTGGTGTTTGTGGTGTGCATGCTCATTCTGATGGCAATGGGGATGGATGCTATCACCTCATTTAGTGCAACTGCGGCATGCCTTAATAATCTTGGCCCAGGCTTAGGTGATGTTGCCGCTAACTATGCGGCTATTTCCGATGCTGAAAAGTATGTGCTGGTGGTCGCTATGTTGTTTGGTCGTTTGGAAGTGTTCACCTTGTTAGTGTTATTTATTCCGAGTTTCTGGAAGAACTAA
- the hemG gene encoding menaquinone-dependent protoporphyrinogen IX dehydrogenase: MANILLLYSTVDGQTRRICEAMLAPFAAHNAQLCSIEQASESQLLWADKILIGASIRYGKFRPNLFQFVNRYKALIDAKPNGFFCVNAVARKPNKNSPATNSYMHKFLRLSLWQPRLIGVFAGRIAYPQYGFWDRNIIRFIMWLTNGPTDVKQTYEFTDWECVRQFANEFLAK; the protein is encoded by the coding sequence ATGGCCAATATTTTGTTACTGTATTCAACGGTAGATGGTCAGACACGTCGCATCTGTGAGGCAATGCTGGCACCATTTGCCGCTCATAACGCACAGCTTTGCTCCATCGAACAGGCGTCAGAGTCTCAACTGCTTTGGGCAGACAAGATCTTAATTGGCGCCAGTATTCGCTATGGCAAATTCCGTCCGAACCTGTTCCAGTTTGTGAATCGTTACAAAGCGTTAATTGATGCAAAACCGAATGGCTTTTTCTGCGTTAACGCAGTGGCACGCAAACCCAACAAAAACTCCCCAGCGACCAACAGCTACATGCATAAGTTTTTAAGACTATCGTTGTGGCAGCCCCGATTAATTGGAGTGTTTGCTGGACGGATTGCGTATCCACAGTATGGCTTCTGGGACCGGAACATTATCCGCTTCATCATGTGGCTTACTAACGGGCCAACCGATGTAAAACAGACATACGAATTCACTGACTGGGAGTGTGTACGTCAGTTTGCCAATGAATTCTTAGCGAAATAG
- a CDS encoding ArsR/SmtB family transcription factor — protein MTKEINVGAMLTNAEVAAKWLKAVANPYRLMILCLLLDNELSVTELNETVPLSQSALSQHLAVLRTEDLVATRKSSQIVYYSLKNEQVTEVISILHRKFCSV, from the coding sequence ATGACAAAAGAAATTAACGTCGGTGCCATGCTGACGAACGCGGAAGTCGCGGCTAAATGGCTCAAAGCAGTAGCAAATCCTTACCGACTGATGATCTTATGTCTGCTATTGGATAACGAACTGAGTGTGACCGAACTGAACGAAACAGTTCCTTTGAGCCAGTCTGCCTTATCTCAACACTTGGCAGTACTACGTACCGAAGATTTAGTGGCTACCCGTAAAAGCTCTCAAATCGTTTATTACTCGTTAAAGAACGAACAAGTGACTGAAGTTATCTCAATCCTGCATCGCAAGTTCTGCTCTGTTTAA
- the hemG gene encoding menaquinone-dependent protoporphyrinogen IX dehydrogenase has product MKSVLILYFSRGGHTARISRHLMRSIAAEQCRCEMMDIREASKEGVDWDEWDAVVFGACVLYGTYDKTVFEFCEQHQLQLAEKGVSFYSVNVVARKPEKRILENNKYLQKFVKLSAWKPKDLKIIAGKVDYPSWGWLDSQMIRLIMKMTDGPTDPKTVIDYTDWNDVADYGKHIASLVKGSPSAE; this is encoded by the coding sequence ATGAAATCTGTGCTGATCTTGTATTTTTCCCGTGGCGGCCATACCGCCAGAATTAGTCGTCATTTGATGCGTTCAATAGCGGCTGAACAATGTCGTTGCGAGATGATGGACATTAGAGAAGCGAGCAAAGAAGGGGTTGATTGGGACGAGTGGGATGCCGTGGTGTTTGGTGCCTGTGTGTTGTACGGAACATATGACAAAACCGTGTTTGAGTTTTGCGAGCAGCACCAACTGCAGTTAGCGGAAAAAGGCGTGAGCTTCTATTCGGTCAACGTGGTGGCTCGTAAGCCGGAAAAACGCATTCTGGAAAATAACAAATACCTGCAGAAGTTTGTGAAGTTATCCGCCTGGAAACCTAAGGATTTGAAAATTATCGCGGGTAAGGTCGACTACCCATCTTGGGGGTGGTTAGACTCGCAAATGATCCGTCTGATTATGAAGATGACTGACGGGCCAACCGATCCTAAAACCGTTATCGATTACACCGACTGGAATGATGTCGCTGATTATGGCAAACATATCGCCAGCTTAGTGAAGGGGTCACCAAGCGCTGAATAA